One Amia ocellicauda isolate fAmiCal2 chromosome 13, fAmiCal2.hap1, whole genome shotgun sequence genomic window, tatttcctcctCACTAGACTGTGAAAAGAACCTGTAGCCTGGCTTGTTTTTTTATGACCTTTATTATtggtattaaaaacaatatttaaatttgatttggGATAAAACTATTTTCTGCTCACTTGCACACAGAACACTGAAGTGCACATTGTATAATTATATGAAGGCTGAGGTCTTCAAGTTATAACACTGGAGGGAAGTCACAATGTTACTCTTTCATTCACAATTTGTTTACAGAGCCCCACTGCATTAATTAAACCAGAGAAGTTTAACCTCATTGATACACAAAACCTtccattaattaaacatttctgCATGCCAGTATAATGTCAGCAGGAACCAAATCACATAATCCACACCGAGTTCCCTGAAGTGGATGTCTTTTTAGTTTTTGAATATGTTTTAAGGTCTGTACATAAGTGCTTCTCTTTACTGATGATAATTTAAACTATgtaaatgatatattttttacaaggTTGCTGTAGTTGTCAGGCAAAATCATTTGGCATAGGTTTGGTTATGTTTCCTTGGTTATTACTATCATAACAACTACAATTGCATGTTTTCTGGTGTGCACATTTCAGgctaaacaaacaaacggattgcaaaatgaaaatgaacatgAACATTTATTATGGTTTGGCCAAGAGTGGATTATATTGGGTCATACAGACATGTACAGTAATGGCTGGCACTTTGACATTTTGCATTCACTGCTATTGCCTATAACCCTAAAACCACAACAGATTTTAATGTTGTGCCATAATTGCTACATACATTTCACAGGTTTGGTTCCATATATATGGTTATTACTGCCATAGAAAAATAGTTTTACAGCTGTGTTGCCTGTGCAGAGATTTTGAGCCAATTTAACCTATAAACAAACCAGTggcaaacatttaaaattgtataatcTCTATCTGTAAGTACTTTATTTGTCAGTAAATTAATCACTGTCCTTATTAACCAAATTAAATCGTTATGTGTAAGAGACAAAAACAGATTTATggatacagttaatacaagagATATGATAGGAAAACAAAAGTATGTCATGATTGAGTGCAGTTGGTGGTATGTCTGGTCAGTTTCATGTAGAATCTGACAAGATTTAAATGTGTGAGTCTAGGAATTGTACTGGAGTCTAGCTCAGCATATGTATGTGATGTCTGGGTACATGAGACAATCACAGTGTGGACGTAAGTGCTCAAGGGTAAAGCTACACACCAGTAAGAGAACACAGACGGAGCTTGAAAATGACTTCCCATCAATCCATAGAAACATAGGAAATTGTCCTGGACAGACAGTATCATccagtgtatttgtatttgtctttaaaatgcTCTTCTAATGAAACTTCTTATTATTTACAATGTTGTGGTAACAGGAAATTCTTTAACAGATGTACCAATGATGTCTACCTTTTTAGATGGATTCATTgagaaaattatttaaaaaggaaaccaTGAAAAACAAGTAAACCCCACCCCTTTTTTATTACCTTGTTTTGCTCTTATTGATCTGCCTTCTGGAAACAGGGCATTGGAGACTATTCCCTTGCCATCCTGCCCCTGGCTCCTCAGAAGTGACAAGTCTGACAAATTGCTCCTCATTGCAGCTGCTGCGGCAGAGCAATTTGCATCATCCCTGGAGAGCCATGCGTTATTGAGTATGACTCCAGCGTCTCGGCTGACATTTCTCCTGCTCAGCTCACTGAGACGACCCTGCCCCTCCCCTCCCAGAGACTTGGAGAGAGTGGGGCACTTCAGATCTGCCACCTCTTCCTgctgctgtgacagtgagaggcCGGATGTGCCCTCCTGGACCAGACAGGGAGTCGAGACCGAACTGTGGTCCGTCTCGGGGCTGGAATCGGACGTGGCCGACGAGACTACCTGAAACATGAGGGTGCGATTAATCACAGCACTTTATAATTAAGTAGAATGAAATGCCACCAAAGGTCCTGTAGGTAATTAAATATTCTCTTTCAAAGGCCTTAAACAGTATGCCAGTCAAGTGCATCCAACGGACCAGTCATTATACGAGATCAGGTGGCTGCTTacgatacatttatttgacaatTGCACTCTCTTGATGCCCATAACTCACCTTATTTTgacttaaataaaaacatggctTCTAAGACCAAGGACTGAACAAATTGTTTAGGATATAACAGTCCTCCCTGAGACTGCAGACAAAGCTTCCATCTCTGATAGAGGCTTAAGCTACACTATGTTGCTTCTTTTCCATTTACgttttagaaataaaaacatcttatatGACCATTTCATTTCAGAAATCTCACACACTGCTTTTATGATGTTATTTAGTAATGTATGTACTTTTTCACCACACCCTTTACAGACATGCAGAATGTGAGGATTCTATGTGCTTATTTCTAAATTTGTAGGTATTCTAACACTAACCAACTCCAAGATGAGAACTGCAAAGAATGGTTAAGCTACACTTTGACATGCAGAGACAATTTAAAGGAAACCGAAGAGCAGTGATGTATGTGTTTACCTGGTAATTGCTGCAATGTGATTTCAGTTGATGATGGAGATTGATGATCCTCTCAGGACTGGTTAACCTTGGTCTTGGACTGGAACACTTATTGTGAATGGGGGACGCTGGCTGTAGGTCCTCCGTTTCTATTAGGAAACAAGCAGGAACCAGCCCAACTTCTCCTTTCACCTCTGCATGGTACAACCCATGACTGTCAGGAACTCCAGTGACCTGTACTGCTTCCCCCGCAGAGAGTGGTAGCTGGAATGAAAAACCCAGGTTTCAGAGATCCCACATATTGTGAGGCACTGAGCGCAATTCAATGCTTTTTACCTGGTCAGTTTGAGGTGCAGAGACATTCCTAAAGCGCAGTGGCATTCCAAGTGATACTATCTCTACATTAATGCAGTgttgaaaataatgtgataatgTTTCACCCTGAGAAATGTTGCAGTTCCAAATTAAATGTGATGTTTATGTAATTCTCAGTCAATCTGCATAATGCTTTTGTTGGGAAAGCACAAGCTTCTTATCCATTTCCCAATACCCCAGTTAATTATGCACCAGAAACTGACTGTCCAGAAAGCAGGTTATTAGAGTTGTATGGACCTGATCTGTGACTTCAGATATTCATTCTCCCATTCGCACTTTCATGACGTTTGTTTTATAACTGCAATATTTCTGAAACAGGGCTGTGACTAATTGCAAAAGAAATGCTACATACACCATGATACCATGATGATGATCCAGTTATATACttatatacacatgcacacgcaattacccaaatacacacaaacaggaCAGATAGATGCATATGTAGCGAGACCATTGTTTTCTGCGAGTTCAGCAAATACTTTAGATTTACAGTGTCAACTCAACTTAAACATCACTCTTTCCACATGTGTTCAGTTTGGATGGATTAAGTGATTATCTGTCAGTTTACCCTGCAGAATAAAATTTCATGCTACTTCCTTACATCCTACACATTAGTATAAAACAACTGGTCCTCCTCTTTAGTTGCAAACATTAGTTAAATACGGGTGTCCGCAATGAGACTCACAGTGGGCAGCACTGTCCTTGGCATGTCAGGGGAAGGAGAGAAGTCCATTCTAGCTACACAGGACCTGAAGCTGAGACACCCATCGAGGTCTGGGAGGCTCCCTCTGCCACTGGATAGAGAGCTCTGCAGCGGCCCTGGATCACAGGCAAGAATCAACAGCTGCTTGTTACCAATACAGTTCCTGCTACACTGTTCAAGACTGAGGAGAACTTGTGATTCATGTGACTATCCTTTCATATTTTTGACATATTTTGACAGATATGCTGAAGTATATGCtaaatattacacattataCAATACCAAGTGGAGCAACTAGACTTGATTTTATTAggagaaaggaaaacaaaaaaagatataAAGCCAATAAAGATATAAAGACTATTTCAGGACCATAATTATCTTGCCGATTTCTCTCTCATGTTCTGAATGTATACTTGCCTTCTTCTTCACTACTCCTTGCATTCTCCCAAATATCCTTATGAAGGCCCTGCAATAAATGGAGATGGcattaatttgaaaaagtgACAAATTTATACTAGTAGCTCTAAAGGAAGGCAATTTCAGTAATAAACACTTAGCTTGCTTTCATCCACTTCGTGAGATTGGACTACAAAAAGGCTCCAATATTGTATCTGACAGCACTCGAATTGAAATTTATGATCATAATTGTGGAATTAAGAACAATTGCATTTCAGCTTGCTTTCTCTTTCGAACAATATAGTAATTTACAGCAATAACTAAACCGAGCATCACTTAGGAAGTGTATACACAGTATATTTAAATACGAAGATCATAGTATATGAGGGTTGCTACATTAGGAACCACCCTGATATATTTTCCACGCCATGCCTCTGTCTTTTCTACACAGGAAACATCTTTCTTGAAATGGTGCAATACATATACTTTTATGAGCTCAAACTGCGACTTGGACTGGGAGCGTTGGTGTGTGTCGTGTGTTTTATTGGATCGTGCTGTAGAGGGATGTGTGTTAAGTGTCAGAGACTCCCACaagagttttttttcctttttcattttatgtCCTTCTTTTGCCCAAAGCACCgcaaagggatttttttttatcaaactgGACCTCGGCTAATAAAACCCCTGCACCGTGTCTACCCCCCTCATGGTGCCACAATATATACGCTAAAATCTACGGCCTCCTTATTACAGGTCGTCCCTGATTTTATCTTCCCATTTATCATGAGGTCTTCTGCTGGGTCTTTTCACCCCTTTATATCCATGCGATAGCTTCCTTTATTCATCTTTGAtcagttcttcttgcaatgtgtcaaGCCCATTGCCATCTGAACATTTGCACTCTTTCAATAAtgtcatatatatacagttaggtccataaatattttgacagtgaCAAATGggcatcattttggctctgtacatcaCCACAATGgaattgaaaggaaacaatcaagatgtgctgtAAGTGTAtacttcatctttaatttgaggggagTTACATCCAagttgggtgaacagtgtaggaattacacccatttttatgcgtgtccattgtggtggcatacagaaccaaaatgacaattgtgtcactgtccaaatatatggacttaactgtatatCTATCTCTATATCCATCTTTGTAAAATGAAAGGCATCCAAACACTTTGCTCAGCATGAGGAAAGACATTCCTGTGGGATTATCCACTCCTCCACATTACTCTCAGAGCAGAGTGTAGTTGCAGGATGTTTCCGGGAGGGTGATGTGGACATGCTTCATGTTTTCAGTGACCATTTCCCAATGTCTGCATTGTTGGTGCAATTACTTGGTTGCCATGTGAAGGAGTGAAAGTGCTAGAGTACTCCATCAGCACGGTGTCATTCACCAGGTCTTCAGCCTCCTCAATCAGCCTGAAGTCAATGAAGCCATGCCTGCGCAGCACCCTCACCAACTGAAGGATGAGGCTGTGGCGCTCATGGCATTtctggaccacacaggccagcttgGCCTAATGAAATAGGAATTAATTAAGGAGAAACAAAGGAACATGTATCAAAATATCAACCAGATAGAACACTATCATACAAACAATCTAAAATGGCATTCAATGATATTACCATTCTgtgcaattaaacaaaaacttATCTTAACAATGGAAAAATGCTTTGGAGAAATTCAGTTATAAAGAAATACAACAATTATAAAGGCTTTATCTACTGAACTAGTTCCCATGGTAACATGTTATAGAGGTAGCAACAGGCTTCAAACAAGCCTATTCAAACTTGGAAACATTAGGTAGTATTTTATGACTGCTGTGTCTAAAAGGGAAAGCTaagcattaaataaaaatagaagctCTGCCTAaccaatgaaaacatctgaataaTACTACCAAGGTTTTATTTGATTAGGACTGCAAGTGAAATATCTGTAAATGACTGTTGGAAGCAAATAATGCTACTGTGTTATGCTCTTTCATGTGACAGTTTGTGTTAGATTCTGCCCAGATGAGAAAACACTGAGGGGTTTGACATGAGCATGAGAATGACAGGCAGCAACAACAATGCATATGTCACAGGAAGAGACTATCCAATCAATTTTTTGTAATAGTTTggacaaatgtaaaatgtttcaaTTGAATTCaaacattacaacaacattttatttaaagaatgtGTCAAAGTGAGCTTTTTATAGTGCTGTGATTTCCCTTCCAGCTGCTAAGAGCTCTCAACTCTTACACTATTACCTGCAGTGATGCTGAAATTGCCCTGCCATCAAACTTCCATTATAAtaattttacctttttttttttaataaacagcaGTTGTCGCTTAGCAACAAGTCTCTAAAATGCTAGACTGAAACATTTGACATAATAAATACCATTCTCTGAACTAACCTCCCCCAGTCTCAGTATATTACGCATCTCTTTCCAGTATCACAAAAATAGCTCCAGAGAGAAGCAGACCAGTCAAGAACATGGTTAGGGCAGAACCTCTGACAGGAAGCATTAGCTAAGCTGGACTATACATCATATTAATTGTGAAGTTCCCAtgaacaacaacatttcatataTAGTCAGCAAAATTATACCTTTAAAGGAGCCACATCTAATTCAGCAtctgttttcttctttaaaagATCATCAAACTGAAAGAAATGGAAACGTGTTTATGAATGGCTGTGTGGCATCCATGTTTTCTAGTGTGTTCAGTGAGAATATGCATACAAGGATATATTCATGATTACTCCACTGATGCTTAATTGGGGAAATAAGAATTTCACATTATCACTGTCAAGtttcaaacaaatataaaatacattattctatTTGTGATTTTACATACTGTATTTGAATCAAAATATCTATCTGGAATAGCATACCTCAAATAAGTACCTTACATGCAGCTGCTCaataatttagaaatatcttgagaaaataaattataacttAATACACTGAAAGAATATCTAAAACCAGAACTATGCTTGTTCATTGCTCTCATTTGTATTCTTTCTTTAAGCACCAATTGATTGCAATCTGTGCAATGGACGTTTACTTACAACAGCTACACCTTGTGGACACATTCTATCACTAACTCATAAATCCCTATATTGATGTTAAGTATGAAGTGGGCCCCGCCCCTCgcttcatattttgtttgtttctttcttaaaaTGCCTGTATAAGATCGTGACAATCAAATGTATGCGAGTCACACAGCaggcatggcagcccatttcCTAAAACTCATGTCTACTTGAATTTGATTTGTAATCTTCTTGCAATTAGTACTGAGAGGATATTACCTGCTGTCTGATGTCATCATACTGAGACTTGAGTCCCTGCACGACTGCGCTCCAGTCCTCTACTTTACTGAGCTCGTTCTTCAGGGCGACGTTCTGTGCTCTCAGCTCTTTCTCACACGCGGTCTAGAAGGAGGAGTCGACAACATTAGCAGGGAATTCAAGTAATCTTTGCAATATTAGATTAAGAGATTAGAAATTAGAAGAGATCTGGACAAAAATTTTCCAGATTAATATTTTACATCTTTATCTTTGGGAATTTATTCAATTTactaaattgtatattttatattgtatataagtaataaaaacaacacagtaCTGATGGGGTAATACAAGGGTCTGATCACGGGTCGGTGGCCACCTTTGCACTGAGCTGTTCCTGTAGGCTTTCCTCCAAATCAGTTTGTTCTTTGAGCTGGGACTTCAATTCCAAGACTCCCCCGCACACACGGTCTAGTTCAGCTGTTCCTTTTTCCAGTTCATTTATCTGAAAAACATCCACGGTCAACTTCCTTTGTGAAAATGGTGACTTTGTAATTATAATGAGTATCCTGGAATcgtaaatatattttcagagatactacaggagaaaaaaacaagtctGTGGCTAATAAATATTGATGAAAACTAACTTGTATTAAAAATAGAGCACCAGGACAAAACCATTTTCAAAACTTCGTAATACAATACCTCATTTCGTAGTCGTGCATTCTCGGTCTTCACCCTTTCTGCCTCTTTCACAGATTCTCTCATTCTTTTCACCTCATTCACAGCTTGGCTCAGTTTTTTCATGGCTTCCTCTCGTTTAGTCTCAGCTAGACCCATGTCTCGGTACCACTTCTGTGCCTAAAAGACAGTGAAGTATTGCCACAGAAGATAATCTCTCAGACTGATATGTATCAttactgtttgtttatttttacttgAGGAAACCTGCATGTAGTTTCTATATTGAGCAGGGTTGTTCGCTGCTTTGGTGGTGATGGCAtcaagtgtgtttgtttttccaaacaGGAAGACATTTTAGATGATTTACTGGTTACAGaatgaggagaaaaaaaagaaaaaaaatcaatacccTTGTTAAAATGTATCATACCTCCATTTTAGTCTTTTCCAGTATCTTCTCAGACTTCTCCAGTTCTGCAACTGTGTTTTCCAGCTGAGTTCTTAAGTTCGCATTCTCTTCAATAATACTAAACTGATAAATGGAAAAATGTTAATCAAATTACTGCCAAGAGTAGGTTTCAAAATACAAGCTGTCCCTCCACTACACTAATGTGTACATATTCATAGTTTAATGTAGCCATTCTAAAACAACACTGACATATAGCATTTGCACATGACCAGTGTCACTTTGGTATAACTAAACATGTGATATGCTTCAATTAACTATAAGTAAACTAAAACTATAGTGCcataagaaaatataatatttcttCATATTATATTAGGGTATATGGGTTTAATTAACATGTCTATGGAAAAGGAAACAGAAAAGCCACATATTAAACACAGCTTTAATTTGCTAAGAAATCTGTGTCTGTCCCAGATTCACTGTTTTATAACTATAAAACAGTGGCATGGTTTCAATCACATTGTATACATTTACCTCGTTTTCCTTTTGAGGTTTTCCTACATGTTTCTTCTCTTCAGCATCTTGATTGAGTTTCAGGTCTTCGATACGATTCAGGAGCTTcccattttctttccttagtaaGTCAATTTCTCCCCTCAGGTCAGATTCTCTCGCAATCGATTGCTTCTCACGATTTTCGAAGTTCACAACCTTTTCCAACAGCTCTTTATTTTGGGCCCTGATTGTATTAATtgcactctctctttctttcaggATTTTGGCATGCTCGCTCTGCATATCAGCCAGTTCtctttcaattattttgttCTCTCCATGAAGATGCACCACTTCATCAGCAAGCTGCTCAATTGCACCCTGCAGATCTGACAGTTTTTTAGAGATGGTCTCAGGTTTATCTTGGTGTGTCCCAAACTTCTCAGTAGGCTTACAGGCTTCCTGCATTTGAGCTATCTCCTGGACACTGTTGTCTTTCCCTTCTTGGATTATCTTGGAACTGTTGTTGATATCTTCTTGTTGCTCATGTATATTGTAAACAGGattgctgtttttttcagttaaaGTTTCCAGCTGGACTAAGCAATCCTTGATTTTGTTTCCTGCAGAAACATCTTTCACTTTATATTTAAGCTTTACAGTTAAGTTAAGCAAATGTTCTACTTCTATTTGCAACTCTTCAACAGTCTTAGAGTACAAGGTATTATCTTCTTCTAGTTTTGCAATACATatctgttgctgttttttctcttcttgtAACTGCCTGAGAATCTCAGAGCTTTCTTCTAGATTCTTGTTTAGTTGAACATTCAGGACAGAAATCTCTTCAATCTTTGCTTGAAGTTCCAAAACAGTACGAGAGTTCAGCTTACTCTTGTGTTCCAGTATTGAAATACGCTGTCGGAGTTCAATTTTCTCTTCCTGGAGGCCTAGGACCTCCCTAGAACTCTTTCTGAGGTTCTCCTGGAGGTCAAGAATCACATTTGAATCATTTTCCATCTTTTTCTGGAGCTCAGATATTATGCAGGATGATTTGCTATTGCCTTCCTTAAGCTTGGAAATATTCTCCTGATGCTTTACAATTTCTTCATTCAATTTTGCCATTTGACACTCATGAACCCCTTCGACATGTGAAATCTGATTAAGAAGTTCTTCATTGCATTTTCcaaggactttgttttcttgtctccaattattttttaatgtttccagCTCCAAGTCACTTTCGCTTTTCTCCGTTTCTCCTTCCTCAGAAAACTCCAGCATGTGCCTCTCCATCGCACTTAATTTCTGTTGCAGTTGGACATTCATCTCAGTCAGTTTGTGTATTGCATCATCTCTACTGATCAAAGAGCTCTCCATCTCATCTTTCTTAATCTTGAGACTTTGAACTTCAGCTTCCAAATTCAGTATAGTTTCTTGGAGTGATTCAGGTCCCAAAGCTGGGGATTCAGCTTTAACAAAATGACACGAGCAACAAGAATGTTCCAGCATAATCTGGTTATTCCCCACAGTGTTGCAGTCGACATCTATGGTTTTGGTGACTAGGGATATTAAATTGGTGTTCTGTGTTTTGTGGTCCACAAGTTTTAACAGGTCTGGCTGGGACTGGATTACTATAGTCTCCTTATGTTTGGACAGAGACCTTTCATCTTCATGTCTAGTCTCTTCTGCCCCTTGGCTATGGTTATGAATCCATAGTCTAGAAAGAGCTGTACTTTCATGCTCTGCAAATGAACCAAGCAGCAGGGCTAGCTTTGATTGGGTCTCCAGTTCTTTGAGGCTTGACTTGACCTACAACAAATTAAGAGACATATACCATGAAAATGATTGCCTGCACTTATTTGTTCATTAgtgttatatatatgtaacaaaTACAGACTTTCCTGTTACACTGTTATTCCATAAAAGCGATAAATACAAGTAATAGCCTTCCCTCATCTTTgtcagtatttgtttttatatacactTGGTATAATGCTTGAATGTTAAACAGAACTGAATATAacattgctatatatatatgcatgcagaTTTACTGTTCCAGTCATTCTAATTCCAGGGAAGGAACACTACTGTACATATTGTTTCAGTCTAAAGGCACTGAGGATTATCAACAAGCAATCTTtctatttatttctatttaaaGAAACACTTGAAAGACAAAATTATGGAGTTTGTGTTTGAATGTTCCAAATCGCCACAATATGTAAAAATTACATCCTTCTCCTTAGTTACCTGCTCTACATCGCCACACCGAAGAGCCTGCATGATCTCTGGAAGGGGCCTGGAGTTGTTTTCCAGCAAAGGAAATACAGACCGTCTCAATAGGTCTTCACACGAACACTGACGTGAACACCCGGACTGAGGAATCAATTCTGTAACAAAAAAGTGtgataatacatttttgaaaaaatCTCACACCACACCTGCTTATTCTTAAAGCCACATTATACCGATTGCCAATGTATAGAGGCCAGATCATCAATGTAACCGAGACATTTTCCCAAGTTCACTTACAGGTTTACTCATATGGGCGTTCTCCGAGAGCTGTGCAGGCGTGCTCAACACtaatattaatgtaacaggagACTGAATATCCATTTCAATACAACATTAAATTAAGACTTTATGCATATACTCACTGGCAATGGCGAGAGCCTCTTTGATGCACTCGGTCACTGAAGGGGTCTGAACTGCTTTATTCCTGGACTGATCCAGAATGGCATCCCATTTCAACTGCTGCAGCTCCTCTCTGAACACAACACCACCAGTCTGAGGAAACAGCTTTATTAACACCCTGAggcacactacagcactgaaGCTAATTATTGCACAAAGTGTAACTGTCTCATTTTAACAaaacacattgtatttaattaaacaatttccTAAATACTTTAACATTCTCTAAAGCGTATAATTACACAATCAGTTATTAACATTTTTACACTAATTCCCTAAATGCTATTTAATTCAAAGCTGTAAAAGAACAATACACATCACTTCATGGACTAATTTATTTAATAGAAAGACTAAAGACTTCAGCTG contains:
- the LOC136766329 gene encoding putative leucine-rich repeat-containing protein DDB_G0290503, producing the protein MDEDIKDLECAQNVEHMLEGTPGDNSLRRAMGELQQKTFEEEHGKHIKIVVNEIKCRDAIRVEVTEASEDLIKKITDMSDCRDKCEVIIDELTELSAVAFNEVKLDKPCIQRERAITDQEIWEGEQRDQRSQVENKLHGESERRHTDTFQDESVLHDKDSQCEIHTFFVHVPIEKEVFREEIDITAAAEIDKVGAIIRMKTRYLVEIEERNRKIVELTGALQDVQRKVDLQIECERKLQQKNRILESLLEDMQRGSAKIGQDKITRMEKLLSMREETVQELQSRLTGQEQLLKEMEETQRRLSLRNEELGTKQRGLSDEVHRWKVKCSNYEQHEKDRRVEIKLLKERINRLEFENSSFESKLRDKIEQLEALGAMKEKEIASLLSELKKLTVDFEMKEAAWLKDRQNLDMQLRKKVREFEASDDHYKKLKWDFQLVEEKENKLKQVESTLQQRNRVLEAQLLEQSQHVTSLEEAITRERQALHTVNNQLSLKDKTLRRLQEQETELEAKVKSLLQDLEEAKQERSGSPPEEPMVNQEFLLLSQRVKVLENSLRNNVNTFCESEAALRNRIKELEISEKNLLVKVDDLSTKSVSPIAPRQRQDEKLQMLREEMRSMVSEKDKSERALKEKIRRFQSQIKMKEEEMKKQSEYFEHYKQKVQQKLALMKEREHSLQGQIFKMEREVIDLTATAALLRTELERQDPETGASGRGQGPAEFDAEIRMTYFFEDSESRIKGYIHSLQEDLKNLLEREEASHMERRELKDRLQEAEDNEEFLSRKLEDFRSRIHELKLSESGLLEEVEELAEENERLRRMIPEVREESDSMAGGNPTKTESGSQQRTALDSDAVDSLKSNQLNRLYNTITEFMEEQDLESRHTHLKSSLKYLKSQLETGGVVFREELQQLKWDAILDQSRNKAVQTPSVTECIKEALAIAKLIPQSGCSRQCSCEDLLRRSVFPLLENNSRPLPEIMQALRCGDVEQVKSSLKELETQSKLALLLGSFAEHESTALSRLWIHNHSQGAEETRHEDERSLSKHKETIVIQSQPDLLKLVDHKTQNTNLISLVTKTIDVDCNTVGNNQIMLEHSCCSCHFVKAESPALGPESLQETILNLEAEVQSLKIKKDEMESSLISRDDAIHKLTEMNVQLQQKLSAMERHMLEFSEEGETEKSESDLELETLKNNWRQENKVLGKCNEELLNQISHVEGVHECQMAKLNEEIVKHQENISKLKEGNSKSSCIISELQKKMENDSNVILDLQENLRKSSREVLGLQEEKIELRQRISILEHKSKLNSRTVLELQAKIEEISVLNVQLNKNLEESSEILRQLQEEKKQQQICIAKLEEDNTLYSKTVEELQIEVEHLLNLTVKLKYKVKDVSAGNKIKDCLVQLETLTEKNSNPVYNIHEQQEDINNSSKIIQEGKDNSVQEIAQMQEACKPTEKFGTHQDKPETISKKLSDLQGAIEQLADEVVHLHGENKIIERELADMQSEHAKILKERESAINTIRAQNKELLEKVVNFENREKQSIARESDLRGEIDLLRKENGKLLNRIEDLKLNQDAEEKKHVGKPQKENEFSIIEENANLRTQLENTVAELEKSEKILEKTKMEAQKWYRDMGLAETKREEAMKKLSQAVNEVKRMRESVKEAERVKTENARLRNEINELEKGTAELDRVCGGVLELKSQLKEQTDLEESLQEQLSAKTACEKELRAQNVALKNELSKVEDWSAVVQGLKSQYDDIRQQFDDLLKKKTDAELDVAPLKAKLACVVQKCHERHSLILQLVRVLRRHGFIDFRLIEEAEDLVNDTVLMEYSSTFTPSHGNQGLHKDIWENARSSEEEGPLQSSLSSGRGSLPDLDGCLSFRSCVARMDFSPSPDMPRTVLPTLPLSAGEAVQVTGVPDSHGLYHAEVKGEVGLVPACFLIETEDLQPASPIHNKCSSPRPRLTSPERIINLHHQLKSHCSNYQVVSSATSDSSPETDHSSVSTPCLVQEGTSGLSLSQQQEEVADLKCPTLSKSLGGEGQGRLSELSRRNVSRDAGVILNNAWLSRDDANCSAAAAAMRSNLSDLSLLRSQGQDGKGIVSNALFPEGRSIRAKQEPPLPVGSVEIVKTVGHSSLMIGWERPPLDELGCSNGIFVYGYRIYVDGEFHKSVMSSACTKAVLENVDLSVSFQISVQTLGANGLFSEKVHAHFQSPISPAGPELSSPDLWTPHSYQHSGQPNLKSSSLRARVKPTMFVAIYNYSPLKDSPNIHPSRELAFKEGDPVWVFGKPRRDGFCEAEANGRQGLAPLAFLEEANVRLPSKTKENAPRMLALPPGLIETSCVSPSSQVPSAAACEHTSNQRKVLVKRV